One window of Syngnathus acus chromosome 16, fSynAcu1.2, whole genome shotgun sequence genomic DNA carries:
- the si:dkeyp-97a10.2 gene encoding uncharacterized protein si:dkeyp-97a10.2 isoform X3 yields the protein MALLDFLRWRAATLLLLFVAGLDCISVHIPNDEPMYVIPDSTLVLRAHIQYGSPDELTGVTWERRPESGVPDGRAALATCPGGSPPQPVQCTVTRPNVRASLEEQASVLHVSHFAKADAGIYAVTVMSKAGQSSTALVIVREYEAVHHVSVSINVSHSSLVCGEAWGTEPQFSWLHERDAVTGSVGRVSPDGATLVVTKVPICGHFTCVVSNKLGYSSATYTAAPCESGGISGSTVAVICLVVLQILGAGLAFLLWRRYRNRNRGDRLREHLDDNI from the exons ATGGCTCTACTGGACTTCCTGCGCTGGAGAGCTGCCACACTACTGCTCCTGT TTGTCGCCGGGTTGGACTGCATATCGGTGCACATCCCCAACGATGAGCCCATGTACGTCATCCCGGACTCTACCCTGGTCCTCCGCGCCCACATCCAGTACGGCTCTCCGGACGAGCTGACGGGCGTCACCTGGGAGCGGCGGCCCGAGAGCGGCGTCCCCGATGGGCGGGCCGCGCTGGCCACCTGCCCCGGGGGGAGCCCCCCGCAACCTGTCCAATGCACCGTCACCCGGCCCAACGTGCGCGCCAGCCTGGAGGAGCAGGCCAGCGTCCTGCACGTTAGCCATTTTGCAAAAGCTGACGCGGGAATCTATGCTGTCACCGTGATGAGTAAGGCCGGACAATCCAGCACGGCACTCGTTATCGTCCGAGAATACG AGGCGGTGCACCACGTGTCGGTGAGCATCAACGTGTCACACTCGTCGCTGGTGTGCGGCGAGGCATGGGGCACGGAGCCTCAGTTCAGCTGGCTGCACGAGCGTGACGCCGTCACCGGCAGCGTGGGCCGCGTATCCCCCGACGGCGCCACCCTGGTGGTCACCAAGGTGCCCATTTGCGGCCACTTCACCTGCGTGGTCAGCAACAAGCTGGGCTACAGCTCTGCCACCTACACGGCCG CACCTTGTGAATCAGGCGGCATCAGTGGATCGACGGTGGCTGTCATTTGTCTGGTGGTGCTGCAGATCTTAGGAGCAGGCCTGGCATTTCTACTCTGGag ACGCTACCGAAACAGGAACCGAGGAGACAGGCTGCGAGAACATTTGGACGACAATATTTAA
- the si:dkeyp-97a10.2 gene encoding uncharacterized protein si:dkeyp-97a10.2 isoform X2 codes for MQAGVMALLDFLRWRAATLLLLFVAGLDCISVHIPNDEPMYVIPDSTLVLRAHIQYGSPDELTGVTWERRPESGVPDGRAALATCPGGSPPQPVQCTVTRPNVRASLEEQASVLHVSHFAKADAGIYAVTVMSKAGQSSTALVIVREYEAVHHVSVSINVSHSSLVCGEAWGTEPQFSWLHERDAVTGSVGRVSPDGATLVVTKVPICGHFTCVVSNKLGYSSATYTAAPCESGGISGSTVAVICLVVLQILGAGLAFLLWRRYRNRNRGDRLREHLDDNI; via the exons ATGCAAG CTGGCGTCATGGCTCTACTGGACTTCCTGCGCTGGAGAGCTGCCACACTACTGCTCCTGT TTGTCGCCGGGTTGGACTGCATATCGGTGCACATCCCCAACGATGAGCCCATGTACGTCATCCCGGACTCTACCCTGGTCCTCCGCGCCCACATCCAGTACGGCTCTCCGGACGAGCTGACGGGCGTCACCTGGGAGCGGCGGCCCGAGAGCGGCGTCCCCGATGGGCGGGCCGCGCTGGCCACCTGCCCCGGGGGGAGCCCCCCGCAACCTGTCCAATGCACCGTCACCCGGCCCAACGTGCGCGCCAGCCTGGAGGAGCAGGCCAGCGTCCTGCACGTTAGCCATTTTGCAAAAGCTGACGCGGGAATCTATGCTGTCACCGTGATGAGTAAGGCCGGACAATCCAGCACGGCACTCGTTATCGTCCGAGAATACG AGGCGGTGCACCACGTGTCGGTGAGCATCAACGTGTCACACTCGTCGCTGGTGTGCGGCGAGGCATGGGGCACGGAGCCTCAGTTCAGCTGGCTGCACGAGCGTGACGCCGTCACCGGCAGCGTGGGCCGCGTATCCCCCGACGGCGCCACCCTGGTGGTCACCAAGGTGCCCATTTGCGGCCACTTCACCTGCGTGGTCAGCAACAAGCTGGGCTACAGCTCTGCCACCTACACGGCCG CACCTTGTGAATCAGGCGGCATCAGTGGATCGACGGTGGCTGTCATTTGTCTGGTGGTGCTGCAGATCTTAGGAGCAGGCCTGGCATTTCTACTCTGGag ACGCTACCGAAACAGGAACCGAGGAGACAGGCTGCGAGAACATTTGGACGACAATATTTAA
- the si:dkeyp-97a10.2 gene encoding uncharacterized protein si:dkeyp-97a10.2 isoform X1, producing MQVVVYVEICTCASTSAGVMALLDFLRWRAATLLLLFVAGLDCISVHIPNDEPMYVIPDSTLVLRAHIQYGSPDELTGVTWERRPESGVPDGRAALATCPGGSPPQPVQCTVTRPNVRASLEEQASVLHVSHFAKADAGIYAVTVMSKAGQSSTALVIVREYEAVHHVSVSINVSHSSLVCGEAWGTEPQFSWLHERDAVTGSVGRVSPDGATLVVTKVPICGHFTCVVSNKLGYSSATYTAAPCESGGISGSTVAVICLVVLQILGAGLAFLLWRRYRNRNRGDRLREHLDDNI from the exons ATGCAAG TAGTGGTGTACGTTGAAATTTGCACGTGTGCGTCTACATCAGCTGGCGTCATGGCTCTACTGGACTTCCTGCGCTGGAGAGCTGCCACACTACTGCTCCTGT TTGTCGCCGGGTTGGACTGCATATCGGTGCACATCCCCAACGATGAGCCCATGTACGTCATCCCGGACTCTACCCTGGTCCTCCGCGCCCACATCCAGTACGGCTCTCCGGACGAGCTGACGGGCGTCACCTGGGAGCGGCGGCCCGAGAGCGGCGTCCCCGATGGGCGGGCCGCGCTGGCCACCTGCCCCGGGGGGAGCCCCCCGCAACCTGTCCAATGCACCGTCACCCGGCCCAACGTGCGCGCCAGCCTGGAGGAGCAGGCCAGCGTCCTGCACGTTAGCCATTTTGCAAAAGCTGACGCGGGAATCTATGCTGTCACCGTGATGAGTAAGGCCGGACAATCCAGCACGGCACTCGTTATCGTCCGAGAATACG AGGCGGTGCACCACGTGTCGGTGAGCATCAACGTGTCACACTCGTCGCTGGTGTGCGGCGAGGCATGGGGCACGGAGCCTCAGTTCAGCTGGCTGCACGAGCGTGACGCCGTCACCGGCAGCGTGGGCCGCGTATCCCCCGACGGCGCCACCCTGGTGGTCACCAAGGTGCCCATTTGCGGCCACTTCACCTGCGTGGTCAGCAACAAGCTGGGCTACAGCTCTGCCACCTACACGGCCG CACCTTGTGAATCAGGCGGCATCAGTGGATCGACGGTGGCTGTCATTTGTCTGGTGGTGCTGCAGATCTTAGGAGCAGGCCTGGCATTTCTACTCTGGag ACGCTACCGAAACAGGAACCGAGGAGACAGGCTGCGAGAACATTTGGACGACAATATTTAA